The DNA window AGACTCAGGGGCAGATGCCATTAACAAAAGCAATTAATTGGGTGGGTACTGTCGCAAACGAAAATGATACGGTAACCCTACAAACCCCATCCGTAGGTACGAGAGTTGTCGTGATAAACACTGGCACTAATCCGTTAAAAATCTATCCCGCGAGCGGATGTAATTTAGGGGAGGGAGCAAATGGACCAACAACATTGCGACCGAATAGCGTTGCAACTTTCGCGGGAGTAACAACAACACGGCACGTTGTTGAATCATGCGGATTTAATGGTTTGCCAGTGAGCGATGTTCAAACAGGAATCACGGCTAGCGCGACGCAAACTCAGGGGCAGACGCCATTAACAAAATCAGTTAATTCGATAGGTACCGTCGCAAACGCGAACGATGTTGTCACGTTGATGAGCGTAATTGCAGGAGATAGGGTGACTATATTCAATAGGGGGGTGAACACACTACAGATATACCCTGCCAGTGGAGACAACGTAGGAAACGGTGCTAACATTTCAACTACAGTAGCGGCGGGGGGGTGCGCTGAATTCGTTGGGATTAGTTCAATATTGTGGGGGAGGGTTGTATGATAAATAGCCGCGACATTAACGACCTACACCCTACCGTAGCAAAAATGTGTAGAGATTTTATTGCAGAATGCGGCAATAAAAGAATCGACGTTATCATCACGTCAACGTACCGTGATAACGAGTCGCAAGCAGCGTTATATGCGCAAGGTAGAAGTTTTCCTGGGAAAAAAGTTACGAATGCTAAACCGGGGCGCAGTTTCCACAATTACCGGGTGGCGTTTGATTTCGTTCCAGTAGTTAGCGGGAAGCCAGTGTGGAATGATGTTGGGATATTCTCAATATGCGGCGGTATAGCCGAGAAATGCGGGCTTGAGTGGGCGGGGAGATGGAAAACTTTTAGAGAGTTGGCGCACTGTCAGTACACAGGAGGGTTGACGCTGGCAGATTTTAACGCAGGCAAAACGATGTCGTAGATTGTCCCGAGCGTAGCTGTACAGTAGAGGGGGTGCCGTTGTTCGAGTCCGACACCCGGCATTCCATCCAGAAAAACGTACACCGTTTTTCTACAGACTTATCCAGGAAGTTGCGTAAAATTATATAGTTACGTGATTATCCTAGTGATTATCTCTCGGTTTTTCCATGTTTTTGTAGGTTCCCACAGGTCATTGAGTGCGCCATAATTACGCCTTCGATTGCGCCAAGCGGAGGTAGACATGGCCACGTTTCGCAAGCGACCCAACGGATGGCGCGCAGAGGTGCGCCGCCGTGGTGCCTACAAGTCGGCCGATGGTTTCGCAACAAAGCGGGAGGCTCAAAACTGGGCAACGGAGGAGGAGGCAAGGATATTTGTCTGGCGCTGGTCGGGCGGCTCCAAGTGACAAGTTCTCAAAGGCGCTGGAACGCTACCGTGATGAGGTTTCAACGACAAAGCGTGGAGCTAAGAGGATGTCCGGCACAGAATTTGCATTATTTATGTTTTTATGATTTTCCTAAATATAATCAATGCACAACCTAAATGGACCATTGCCAAGTAATTTCTTGCTTTACAGATGTAACGGGTACGAATCGCCCGAAAACCTT is part of the Gammaproteobacteria bacterium genome and encodes:
- a CDS encoding hypothetical protein (Evidence 5 : Unknown function) yields the protein MPLTKAINWVGTVANENDTVTLQTPSVGTRVVVINTGTNPLKIYPASGCNLGEGANGPTTLRPNSVATFAGVTTTRHVVESCGFNGLPVSDVQTGITASATQTQGQTPLTKSVNSIGTVANANDVVTLMSVIAGDRVTIFNRGVNTLQIYPASGDNVGNGANISTTVAAGGCAEFVGISSILWGRVV
- a CDS encoding hypothetical protein (Evidence 5 : Unknown function) translates to MQNAAIKESTLSSRQRTVITSRKQRYMRKVEVFLGKKLRMLNRGAVSTITGWRLISFQ